A segment of the Methanomassiliicoccaceae archaeon DOK genome:
CCTGGGCGCAGTCCTTGCCTCCGCCGAACTGGCCGACGTCGACGGCGATTGCGTGGGACCTGGTGAAGCCGAGGTCGGGGCAGAGGACGGGGACGCCCAGCTCGTAGAGGGCCTCTCCGAGGGCCCTGGCGTTCTTGCAGGCCTGGGCGGCGTACTCCTTTCCGAAGACGTCCATCTCGGCCAGGGTGATGCCCAGGGCGGCCATGGCGTGGAGGTGGTGGCTGGAGGTGACTCCGGGGAAGACGGCCTTCTGCAGCTTCTTCTCCTGCTCCTCGGTCAGGTTCTGTCCGAGGAGGAGGCCGTGGTTGGGTCCGGGAAAGGTCTTGTGGGTGGACGAGGACACCACGTTGACCCCCTCCCTGAGGGGGTCGTGGAACTGTCCGCCGGCGATGAGGCCGAGGACGTGGGCGCAGTCCTCCCAGACCAGGCAGCCGATCTCGTTGAAGGTGTCCTGGAGCTCCTTGAGCGGTGGGGGGAACAGGAAGACGGACAGACCGAACTGGGCGACCTTGGGCCTGACCTCCTTCAGCAGCTTGATGGTCCCGTCCACGTCCAGGTTCATGTCGTGCTCGTTGAACGGGTAGTTGACGGAGTTGACGGCCCTCTGTCCGAACGCGCCGAACTCGCAGGTGGAGATGTGGGCGCCCTGGGCGAGCGCGCAGGTGGTGATCGTGTCGCCGGGCTGGGCGAAGGCGAACAGGACGGCCATGTTCGCGACGGTCCCGGAGATGGGTCTGACGTCGGCGAACTGGGCGTCGAAGACCTTCTTGGCGAGTTCGATGGTCTTGAGCTCGACCTCGTCGACGTAGATGTTGCCCTGGTAGTAGCGCTTCTTGGGGAGTCCCTCTGCGTACCTGTCTGCGAAGTCGGAGATGAGCATCTCCTTGGCCAGCGGGCTCATGAGGTTCTCGGAGGCGATCATGGGAATGCACTCCTCGAACCACTTGTTGTGAGCCATGACCTTGTCGCGGATGAATTTGGCGTCTTCCTGTGCCATTGTTATCGCACCTGGATGTTCCGCATCCTATATAGTCACGCTGAGGAGCGGGCCTCCACCATGCGGGCCAGCAGCAGCCTGGAGGACTCCAGTGTCTCCGCCGTGGCGGACAGCACGGAGGCGTACGTCCTGTCCCCGTCGGTCAGCTCCGACGGGTCCGGCGCGTCTCCTTCTCCCAGCATCGACAGGGCGTTCCTGCGGCCGGCGTCCGACAGCCTGCCCGACTCCCCGCAGAGGTAGGAGCACTGCGACAGGACGCTGTCCTGGTGTGCGAGGAACAGCCCGGCGTCGGCGTCCGGGTCGGCCTCCACGTTCATGTGGAGCTTCGCGGAGAGCCCGGTTGCTGTGAGGGAAGTGACGGTCTCCCCGTCGGGGTCCCTGCGGCCGCTCAGCGAGTCCGCCACGAGGGACATCATCCTGTCGGACAGCGCCAGGTACCTCCCGCCCATGGAGACGTCCTCGTTCCTTATGCGGTAGGGCAGCACAAGGTAGTTGGCGAGGGTCGCGGCGACAACTCCCAGCAGGATGAACAGGATCCTCTCCGCCACGGCGTCCCCTGCGGGCGAGGCCATGGACGCGGCTATCAGCGCGGAGAACGTGATGAAGACCATCATCACGTCGTACCTCTTCGGGTCCAGCACGGTGTAGACGTAGTTGGCGACCAGCAGCGCCGCGGACAGCAGTCCGGCGTCCCCGCCTACGAGCGCCAGTACCACCGCGAAGGCGGCCACCCCCACGAGTGTCCCGGTGAGCCTCATGGCGGACTTGCGCCAGGCGTTGTCTACATAGGGCAGGACCAGGGCGACAGTGGTGAACAGCAGCCACTTGGCGTTCTCCAGGTCCCAGTACTGCCACACGAAGGCGAACAGGGTGAACACCACGGACATGCGCACGGCGAAGGTGAACCTCGCGGAGTCGGTGTGGAAGCTCTCGAACGCCATGGCCCTCATCCTCCCGCGGAGGTCCGTCGCCGAGTCCGGGGACTGATCCGAGGCGAGCGACGACAGGCCGTCCCTGAGGGACAGCACGGAGGCGGTCAGAACCCCGTCGGCTCCGGGATGGTCGGAGAGGAAGCGGTCGGCCGTCTCGCGGACGGCGGAGACGTCGCACTCCCCTCTCTCGTGGGAGGCGACGGTCCCCATGAAGGACATCAGGGACCTCAGCACCTCCGGGTCGCGCTCCCTCTCGCAGACCGCCCTCCCTGCCATGTGCAGCGAGGACGCCAGGTCCAGGACCTTGCGGTCCCCGGGCGTGGAGAAGAAGCTCCTCCTGAGCCTGTCGTACATGGAGCTCCTGAGCCTGAGGCAGAGGGCGTCGACCGACTCGGCGGAGGGGGATCCCCCGCTCAGGACGGTCTCGCAGCAGGACGAGACCTCGGAGCAGAGCGAAGCTATGCCCTCGTGGCAGGTCCTGGCGTGCCTGTTCCTGTTTATCAGGACGTTGAGCGCGACTATGAACACCGAGCCGACAACGAGGGCGAGCACCCTCACCGGCAGGTCCTCCGCCGAGACGGGGACGGAGAGCATGAACGCGTACCCCAGCAGGAACGGGAAGTGCATCGGCGACCTGAGATCCTGTGTCGTGAGGTAGCTCAGGGCGAAGACGACCGTGAAGTTGATCGCGGCCCCCACGAAGGCGTTCCCGCAGCTCACAGAGGCGTAGGCTCCTAGCCCCATGAGCAGGGTGAAGGCGACCAGCCCGCCCAGGTTCAGCATGGGGCGCACGGAGAGGTCCTGGCCCAGCATCATCAGGGCCAGCACCACCACTACCACGCCCGTCAGGGAGTTCTCCTGACCGAACACCTGGGCGAAGACCGCCACGAATAGGCATATGAGGATGAAGAACAGACTCTTCCCGGCTACCGTCTTGGCATCCATGGGTGCCCGTCCTGTCTGCAGGTATATAAACGGGACCCATCGTCCTCTGCCGACAGCGTCCGATCGGGGCGAAAGCTTTCTAATCTGCCTGCCATGTCCCCGACGTGACCCGGGGTACGGCGGCGTCATGTTACAACCGCGGCCGTCATCTACTTTTTTCCTGGTAGTTCGCTCCGCCTTATCTTATGCACGGCGATTCACCGGCGAGAACATGAGCGGATTCGAAAGGGCGCTTGATGACATCAGGGCCGGCAGGCCCGTCCTCGTCTACGACTTCGACGACAGGGAGCGGGAGACCGACATGACGGTCGCATCCCAGTTCGTGACCGCGTCCACGCTCAGGACGATGAGGCACGATGCGGGCGGTCTCGTCTGCACGACCACGCCCGGGAGGCTCGCCGAGGAGATCGGACTCCCATTCATGTCGGACGTCTTCTGGGACGACGTGGAGAGGTACCCACTCCTGAAGGCCATGGCCCCCACGGACATCCCGTACGACAGGACGAAGTCCTCCTTCGGCATCACGATCAACCACCGCGACACGTACACCGGCATCACCGACGACGACCGCGCGCTGACCATCACCCAGTACGCCGAGACCATCTTCCAGGACGCACCCGTGGAGGAGATCCGCAGGCAGATGGGCGAGAGGTTCAGGGCGCCGGGGCACGTACACCTCCTCAACACCACGGACAGGATCCTGGTGGACAGGAGGGGCCACACCGAGCTCTGCACCGCCATGATGTACATGGCAGGCGTGAAGCCCTCGGCCACCATCTGCGAGATGATGGGCGACGACGGCGGGGCGATGCCGCGCGAGAGGGTCGAGGAGTACGCCGCGGAGAGGGGCCTGAGCTTCATCACCGGGACGGAGATCCTGGACAGGTGGGAGGCCTTCAGGTCCGAGCGCGGGGAGGACCTCTGAATGACCAGGGTCATGGCCTCCGGCGTCTTCGACATCATCCACCCCGGCCACATCTCCTATCTGGAGCAGGCACGCTCATACGGGGACGAGCTCGTGGTGGTCGTCGCCAACGACGACACCGTCCGTAGGAGCAAGCACGAGCCCATAACCCCCGAGGCCATGAGGGCCAGGATAGTGGGCGCGCTGAAGCCGGTGGACAGGGCGATCGTCGGAGGGCACGGGGACATCTTCGACACCGTGCGCTACGTGAGGCCGGACGTCATAGTCCTCGGCTACGACCAGAAGTTCGACGCGCAGGAGCTGCAGGCCCGTCTCGCAGAGGAGGGCCTCGGGGACATCAGGGTCGTGAGGGCGACGGAGTGCGCCGAGGACCTGAACGCGACACGCAGGATCATATCGAGGATCCGCAGCATGGGGGGAGCCCCGTGAAGAAGATAGGGATAGCAGACACGACCTTCGCCAGGTTCGACATGGGGCGCTCGGCCATCGACCAGCTCCAGAGAACCGGGACCGGGTTCACCATCGTCAGGTACACCGTCCCGGGCTTCAAGGACCTGCCCGTGGCATGCAAGAAGCTCATAGAGGAGCAGGGCTGCGACATAGTCATGGCCCTCGGCATGCCCGGACCCATGGAGAAGGACAAGATGTGCGCCCATGAGGCCTCGACGGGCCTGATGATGGCGCAGCTGATGACGAACAAACACATTATCGAGGTCTTCGTCCACGAGGACGAGGCCAAGGACGACGCCGAGCTGGCGTTCCTGGCCGACAGCCGCGCCAGGGAGCACGCGGTGAACGTCTACGACCTGCTCTTCCGTCCGGAGAGCCTGACCAAGAGGGCCGGTATGGGCCTCAGGCAGGGATTCGCGGACAAGGGGCCGGTCCTCCAGAGAAGGTGAGGAAATGAAGGAGTACAAGATTGGAATGGTCGCCGCCGAGTTCAACTTCGAGGTGACCTCGCTCATGATCGAGAGGGCCAAGGCGGAGGCGGAGTTCCTCGGAGTGAAGATCGTCAAGACGATCCTCGTCCCCGGGGTCTTCGAGATCCCCATGGCCGTGAAGAAGATGCTGGAGTCCGACGACATCGACGCCGTCATCACCCTCGGCGCCGTCATCACCGGCGAGACCAAGCACGACGAGGTGGTTGTCGCCCAGAGCTCGAGGAAGATCATGGACCTCGGGCTGGAGTACAACAAGCCCGTCGGATTCGGGATCACCGGACCCGGCATGACCGAGCTCCAGGCCATGGACAGGATCGAGAAGGGCCGCGAGGTCGTCGACGCCGTGGTCAAGATGCTCCAGAGGCTGGACTACTGATCTCAACGAGGGCTCCGGCCCTCATTTTACCTTATTCCACATCACATCTTCGGCGTCTTGCCGTCGCAGATTCCGTTCTTCAGGATCTTTATGACGGTGGACATGGGGATGCCGGTCTCGATGGAGATCCTGACGCAGCCCTGGCCGGAAACGTAGCGCTCCTCGATCATGTACGTGGTGGCGTTCTCGGCCACCTCGGAGGTCCCGCCCTGCCCCCTGGTGGAGGAGTCCATCCAAGCGCGGGTCTTGCAGTTGGGGCATCTCAGAGGGACCTGCGCCGAGCGGGAGAACCATGTGTGTCCGCACGCCACGCAGGTGTTGGTGGTGGGCTTGCCCTGCCAATGGTAGGTCCCGCAGTTGGGGCACCTGACCGGGTTGTCGGTGTGGCTGATCCAAATATGGCCGCAACGGCCGCATACCTTCTCTCTGCTCTCAGAAGAATCCATGCGGTTCACCCATCTGGACTATGCATCCAACAATGGATATAGGGTATTTAGGGATATTGCTCAGATATTAATAGTAATAACCATAAAATAAACTCAATAACAGACGGTCATTGTTATCACTTTGAGGAACAAATCCGTCCCGTATGACAAAAACAGATGGATTCATATAGGTAATATAACTGAAAACTGTCGGATTACAGCTGTTTGTTATTGTGATACTGTTCTTAATAATTAAATGTTAACTATTATGAATTATGTATGAAATCATTGAAGTTGGATGTATTGTTGGAACCAACTATATATTAAAATTTTCAAATGTTTAAAGAGGTCGGCCATGTTGGGGTTCGAGCATACTCTAGGTTTCATCGAGTGTGCGGATTAATCCGATTCTTCATTATTTAGTGCAGAACGGAAGGAAAATGCAGAACCCGGGAGATGAATAGCCGTCCCCCGCAGGGGACGGCGGTTGGATGTATCCTCAAGCGGTGTTGTGCTTGATGAAGCGCTCTATCTTGTCGTAGGCCTCTTCAAGCACTTCCATGGGCGGCAGCGTGATCGTCCTGAAGTGTCCGCTTCCGAACTCTGGGTCGAATCCCGAACCGTGCACGACGACAACCCCCTCCTGGGCGATGAGGTCGAGCACGAAGTCCTTGTCGGTCTTCCACTTGGTGCCCTGAAGGTCGATCTTGGGGAACATGTAGAACGCCCCCTTCGCCTTGCGGGTGCTGATGCGGTCGATCTCGTTCAGCCTCTTGTAGGTGAACCCCGCCCTCTCCTTCAGCTTGTTGTTCAGGTCCACGATGTAGTCCTGGGGACCCTGGAGGGAGGCCTTGGCCGCTGCCTGGCAGGGGACGTTGGCGCAGATCCTCGCCCTGAACTGCTTCATCATGCCCTCGCGGACCTCGTCCATGAGGCCGTACTTGTCCATGAAGTAGCAGTAGCCCATCCTCCAGCCCGGCATCAGGTTGACCTTTGAGAACCCGTTGAATATGACCCTCGGGATGTCGTCCGGAAGCTCGGAGGCGGAGAAGTAATCACCCTCCATGATGATCTTGTCGTAGATCTCGTCGGATATCAGGGGGATGTCGTATTCCGCGGCGATGTCGCCCACCTCCCTCACGGTCTTCTCGTCGTAGATGGCCCCGGTGGGGTTGTTGGGGTTGATCATGATGAGGGCCTTGGTCCTGTTGGTGATCCTCTTGCGGATCATGTCTGTGTCCAGCCTCCAGTCCTCCTCCTCGATCTGCCTGTAGGAGACGGTCCTGCCCTCGTAGAAGTTGATGTACTGGGCGTACGACGGGTATCCGGGACCGGGCACAAGGATCTCGTCACCGGGCTCGATGAGAGTTCCCATCATGATGTTGATGCACTCGCTCACGCCCGCGGTGACGTAGACGTCGGATGACGTGATGCGTGCGCCGTGCTTCTCGTACTCCCTCTGGACGATGGCCTCGCGGAGGTCCAGGTTTCCCTGCGAGTCCCCGTAGCCGTTGTCGGTCTCGTCGACGGCCGCCCTGAGCGTCGCCTTGAAGTACTCGGGGGTCTCGAAGTCCCACTTGTTGGGGTCCCCGATGTTGAGATCAAGGAGCTTCTTACCTGCTTTGGCGGCAGCGGCGGCGGGAACCGTGACCTCACGGATAGCGTAGTTCATTCCCATCGACCTTCTGGATGCCTTGATCTTAGTCTTCATAAGCAATCGGCACTGAACCACAATTATTGGATATAATTCTAAGGGTCTTCGGTAATCGCCCGATCCGTATAGATGTAAGTAGTTTTAGGCGGGCCGTCGGCCCGCCTGTGATCAAAGGATATAACTAGCCCAGTACAGCTCATACATGCTCTTGACATCGCTTCTCTCGACGCCCAAGGCGTAGAGGATGCCGTCTTCCATCCCTATGTAGCTGGAGTAGATTGTTCCGTCTTCGGCGGTGCTAATGTAGACATCGCAGTATCTGGTTCCATAGAGGAAGTCTCCGGAGATTCTGTAGGCGAATTCTCCGTTCTCGTATCCCGGACCCTTTAGCAGTCCTTCGACCGTCCAGGAACTCTCTTCGTCGTTCTCAAGTACGGTGATTGTGCCATCCTCGTACACATGAGTAACTTGTACGTAACTCTCATAGTACCCGTACGTTCTGTCTATGTATGTGCACCAGTCTCCGGCATTGATCTCGGTTCTCATTTCACTCTCGGTGAACGGGTCATCGCGCCCCCACTCGTATCCGTAATAGGTGTAGACCTGGTAGGTGCTGGATGTCCCTTGATCAATCAGGATCGCAATGACGAAACCGTCGTAGACGTATTCGGTGACGCGGTAGTTCAGCTCATTGATGTACGTTACCGCCTCGCACTCGAGTGCCCCCCAGGGGGTGTTTATCGTCTTTCCCTCGGCAGGATCGCCCTGAGAGGGTCCTGTGACGAATCCGGGCGTTCCGATGTAGTCCCCCTCATATTCCATATTCGTGTATATCGTAGTGACAAGGCTGCCGTCGGGGTATTCTATGTAGACTTCCTGGTCGCTCTCGAAGGCTCCGACAGGAACCCCGTTCTCGATCGTGTACATCACGCTGGTGACAGTGTATCCGAAGGGCTCATCCACAGGTACCAGGTCGAAGACACCTGACCCTATGACAAGGCTGGAGTATGCCAGACTGTATTCCATGAGGTTCGTACTGTTGTACTCCTGGCGAAGGTAGACGACACCGTCGTCCTTGCCGACGAAGGTGTAGGTGTAGCTACCATCATCGTTCTCTTCCAGATAGGCATCA
Coding sequences within it:
- a CDS encoding serine hydroxymethyltransferase; translation: MAQEDAKFIRDKVMAHNKWFEECIPMIASENLMSPLAKEMLISDFADRYAEGLPKKRYYQGNIYVDEVELKTIELAKKVFDAQFADVRPISGTVANMAVLFAFAQPGDTITTCALAQGAHISTCEFGAFGQRAVNSVNYPFNEHDMNLDVDGTIKLLKEVRPKVAQFGLSVFLFPPPLKELQDTFNEIGCLVWEDCAHVLGLIAGGQFHDPLREGVNVVSSSTHKTFPGPNHGLLLGQNLTEEQEKKLQKAVFPGVTSSHHLHAMAALGITLAEMDVFGKEYAAQACKNARALGEALYELGVPVLCPDLGFTRSHAIAVDVGQFGGGKDCAQALEDANIICNKNMLPRDTSSVRPSGLRLGSQEMTRIGMKESDMKEVAELIARVVVKKEDPAKVKEDVKAFKKQFTTIQYCFNAGEPAYGYHKLVE
- the ribB gene encoding 3,4-dihydroxy-2-butanone-4-phosphate synthase, which produces MSGFERALDDIRAGRPVLVYDFDDRERETDMTVASQFVTASTLRTMRHDAGGLVCTTTPGRLAEEIGLPFMSDVFWDDVERYPLLKAMAPTDIPYDRTKSSFGITINHRDTYTGITDDDRALTITQYAETIFQDAPVEEIRRQMGERFRAPGHVHLLNTTDRILVDRRGHTELCTAMMYMAGVKPSATICEMMGDDGGAMPRERVEEYAAERGLSFITGTEILDRWEAFRSERGEDL
- a CDS encoding adenylyltransferase/cytidyltransferase family protein, encoding MTRVMASGVFDIIHPGHISYLEQARSYGDELVVVVANDDTVRRSKHEPITPEAMRARIVGALKPVDRAIVGGHGDIFDTVRYVRPDVIVLGYDQKFDAQELQARLAEEGLGDIRVVRATECAEDLNATRRIISRIRSMGGAP
- a CDS encoding riboflavin synthase, which encodes MKKIGIADTTFARFDMGRSAIDQLQRTGTGFTIVRYTVPGFKDLPVACKKLIEEQGCDIVMALGMPGPMEKDKMCAHEASTGLMMAQLMTNKHIIEVFVHEDEAKDDAELAFLADSRAREHAVNVYDLLFRPESLTKRAGMGLRQGFADKGPVLQRR
- a CDS encoding 6,7-dimethyl-8-ribityllumazine synthase, which produces MKEYKIGMVAAEFNFEVTSLMIERAKAEAEFLGVKIVKTILVPGVFEIPMAVKKMLESDDIDAVITLGAVITGETKHDEVVVAQSSRKIMDLGLEYNKPVGFGITGPGMTELQAMDRIEKGREVVDAVVKMLQRLDY
- a CDS encoding aminotransferase class I/II-fold pyridoxal phosphate-dependent enzyme, whose amino-acid sequence is MKTKIKASRRSMGMNYAIREVTVPAAAAAKAGKKLLDLNIGDPNKWDFETPEYFKATLRAAVDETDNGYGDSQGNLDLREAIVQREYEKHGARITSSDVYVTAGVSECINIMMGTLIEPGDEILVPGPGYPSYAQYINFYEGRTVSYRQIEEEDWRLDTDMIRKRITNRTKALIMINPNNPTGAIYDEKTVREVGDIAAEYDIPLISDEIYDKIIMEGDYFSASELPDDIPRVIFNGFSKVNLMPGWRMGYCYFMDKYGLMDEVREGMMKQFRARICANVPCQAAAKASLQGPQDYIVDLNNKLKERAGFTYKRLNEIDRISTRKAKGAFYMFPKIDLQGTKWKTDKDFVLDLIAQEGVVVVHGSGFDPEFGSGHFRTITLPPMEVLEEAYDKIERFIKHNTA